The following coding sequences are from one Eucalyptus grandis isolate ANBG69807.140 chromosome 11, ASM1654582v1, whole genome shotgun sequence window:
- the LOC120289357 gene encoding sesquiterpene synthase-like: MDDLATHKFEQGREHADSAVQCYMKQYNVTEQEAENDLRKQVDDAWKDLNEECLCPTAVAKPLLMGILNLTRVMDVLYKDGGDHYTNPHIMLKDYIRSVLMDPVQTF, translated from the exons ATGGATGATTTGGCCACTCATAAG TTTGAGCAAGGAAGAGAACATGCGGACTCGGCTGTGCAATGTTACATGAAGCAATACAATGTCACGGAACAAGAAGCGGAGAATGACCTTCGCAAGCAAGTTGATGATGCGTGGAAGGACCTGAATGAGGAGTGTCTTTGCCCGACTGCCGTCGCCAAGCCGCTTCTCATGGGAATTCTCAACCTTACACGAGTGATGGATGTGCTGTACAAGGATGGAGGAGATCATTATACCAATCCTCATATTATGCTGAAAGATTACATACGTTCGGTGCTCATGGATCCAGTGCAAACGTTTTGA